One genomic window of Pecten maximus chromosome 3, xPecMax1.1, whole genome shotgun sequence includes the following:
- the LOC117324440 gene encoding UBX domain-containing protein 1-like — protein sequence MASSVDVQTLMEMGFTKNNAERALAKTRYQGVQLAMDWLFAHEDDPDINEPFEAPQGQVLGATTVDIPPAQTDGNVTVGGGGEPGVSGETGEAPQQAHSLKCDECGKLLKGEMDAQAHAARTKHSQFSESVEEIKPLTAEEKAEQMRKLQERMKKNRLEREEKEKQDALAREIQRRQSGKMIINTKQKIEETELKKIAEQRQREKREDMEARRKVKEAIERDKAERAAKKNKPDVSKTATAPQPTPAASVEKKSYTDCQLQIRLPGGDTLNHTFSAKEPLAAVRLYIQMNKPETGAFNLRQNFPPKVYQQEDYEKPLDQLGLVPRANLLVVKK from the exons ATGGCATCTTCAGTCGACGTACAGACGTTAATGGAGATGGGTTTTACAAAAAACAACGC GGAAAGGGCACTCGCAAAAACTAGATACCAGGGAGTACAACTAGCTATGGATTG GTTGTTTGCTCATGAAGATGATCCAGATATCAATGAACCCTTTGAAGCACCACAAGGGCAAGTACTAGGAG CCACTACTGTTGATATACCGCCTGCTCAGACAGATGGCAATGTGACTGTGGGAGGTGGCGGAGAGCCTGGAGTATCGGGGGAGACCGGAGAGGCTCCACAGCAGGCTCATTCTCTCAAATGTGATGA ATGTGGGAAGTTGCTTAAAGGAGAGATGGATGCCCAAGCACATGCAGCCAGAACAAAACATTCCCAATTCTCAGAGTCGGTAGAAGAAATCAAACCATTAACAGCTGAGGAAAAGGCAGAGCAAATGAGAAA GTTGCAGGAGAGAATGAAGAAAAATAGACTTGAACgggaagaaaaagaaaaacaggaTGCACTAGCAAGAGAAATACAGAGGAGACAGTCTGGTAAAATGATCATTAACACCAAGCAGAA GATTGAGGAGACTGAGCTTAAGAAAATTGCAGAACAACGACAACGAGAGAAACGAGAAGATATGGAAGCAAG ACGGAAAGTAAAAGAGGCAATAGAACGTGACAAGGCAGAAAGAGCAGCAAAG AAGAACAAACCAGATGTTTCTAAGACTGCTACAGCTCCACAACCTACACCTGCTGCATCTGTGGAGAAAAAATCCTACACTGATTGTCAGCTTCAG ATTCGACTTCCGGGTGGAGATACATTAAACCACACCTTCTCAGCCAAGGAGCCACTGGCAGCAGTACGTTTGTATATCCAGATGAACAAGCCAGAAACTGGAGCTTTCAATTTACGCCAGAATTTTCCACCTAAAGTCTATCAACAAGAGGATTATGAAAAACCTTTAGACCAATTAG GACTAGTACCAAGAGCGAATCTACTTGTAGTGAAGAAGTGA